In a genomic window of Bordetella petrii:
- a CDS encoding integrative conjugative element protein, RAQPRD family yields the protein MVASIWLRAAHRGVPTFLVTALVLGQSPMALAESPAQRQELVAALRQLDALERTVADSAAHTPITPGERYHFDYPRLLADLARVRAGIQAHLTPSRAQPRDPSELASDYRTERTASPPPKTTAEGKQ from the coding sequence ATGGTGGCTTCGATCTGGCTGCGCGCCGCGCATCGCGGCGTGCCCACTTTTCTCGTGACGGCCCTCGTGCTGGGCCAGTCCCCGATGGCGTTGGCCGAATCCCCGGCGCAGCGCCAGGAACTGGTCGCCGCGCTGCGCCAGCTCGACGCGCTGGAGCGCACCGTCGCGGACAGCGCCGCGCATACCCCCATCACGCCTGGCGAGCGCTACCACTTCGACTACCCGAGGCTGTTGGCTGACCTGGCGCGCGTGCGCGCCGGCATCCAGGCCCATCTCACTCCGTCGCGTGCCCAGCCACGCGACCCCTCCGAACTTGCCAGCGACTACCGCACCGAGCGGACCGCTTCGCCACCGCCGAAGACGACTGCGGAGGGCAAGCAATGA
- a CDS encoding TIGR03758 family integrating conjugative element protein — protein MNGAQVSAFQANSGIAPSAMATVLVGAVFAVLLVWGVWAIRTAYVGWAESRLNQRQFLGVCIRFIAMYLVLTFFLLS, from the coding sequence ATGAACGGCGCCCAGGTCTCGGCATTTCAAGCCAACAGCGGCATCGCGCCTTCGGCGATGGCGACCGTCCTGGTCGGCGCCGTGTTCGCGGTGCTGCTCGTGTGGGGCGTCTGGGCCATCCGAACGGCCTACGTGGGGTGGGCCGAGAGCCGCCTCAACCAACGGCAGTTCCTCGGCGTCTGCATCCGCTTCATCGCGATGTACCTCGTCCTGACCTTCTTCCTCCTGTCCTGA
- the traD gene encoding type IV conjugative transfer system coupling protein TraD: MSGKQPVEVLLRPAVELYTVAACAGAAFLCLVAPWSLALSPSMGVGSALAFGAYGAIRYRDARVILRYRRNIRRLPRYVMTSKDVPVSQQRLFVGRGFLWEQKHTHRLMQTYRPEFRRYVEPTPAYRLARRLEERLEFAPFPLSRLPALTGWDVPINPVRPLPPVGGLPRLHGIEPDEVDVSLPLGERVGHSLVLGTTRVGKTRLAELFVTQDIRRKNPAGEHEVVIVIDPKGDADLLKRMYVEAQRAGREGEFYIFHLGWPEISARYNAVGRFGRISEVATRIAGQLSGEGNSAAFREFAWRFVNIIARALVELGQRPDYMLIQRHVINIDALFIEYAQHYFAKTEPKAWEVIVQIEAKLNEKNIPRNMIGREKRVVALEQYLSQARNYDPVLDGLRSAVRYDKTYFDKIVASLLPLLEKLTSGKIAQLLAPNYSDLNDPRPIFDWMQVIRKRAVVYVGLDALSDAEVAAAVGNSMFSDLVSVAGHIYKHGIDDGLPGASAGARVPINVHADEFNELMGDEFIPLINKGGGADVRVTAYTQTLSDIEARIGNRAKAGQVIGNFNNLFMLRVRETATAELLTRQLPKVEVYTTTIVSGATDSSDIRGATDFTSNTQDRISSTSVPMIEPSHVVGLPKGQCFALLQGGQLWKVRMPLPAPDPDEVMPADLRQLAGYMRQSYSEATQWWEFTSSAALPHAALPDDLLDDAAPAEPDAVATGADDSTGEASP; this comes from the coding sequence ATGTCGGGGAAACAGCCGGTCGAGGTTCTGCTACGCCCAGCGGTGGAGCTATACACCGTCGCGGCGTGTGCAGGCGCCGCGTTTCTGTGCCTGGTGGCCCCATGGTCTCTCGCGCTGAGCCCGTCGATGGGTGTCGGCAGCGCGCTGGCTTTCGGCGCCTACGGCGCGATCCGCTACCGCGATGCCCGCGTCATCCTGCGCTACCGGCGCAACATCCGCCGCCTGCCGCGCTACGTGATGACGAGCAAGGACGTGCCGGTCAGCCAGCAGCGGCTGTTCGTGGGGCGCGGGTTCCTGTGGGAGCAGAAGCACACCCATAGGCTGATGCAGACGTATCGGCCGGAGTTCCGCCGCTACGTCGAGCCGACGCCGGCCTACCGGCTGGCCAGGCGCCTGGAGGAACGGCTGGAATTCGCACCGTTCCCGCTGTCCCGGTTGCCCGCGCTCACGGGCTGGGACGTACCCATCAATCCGGTGCGGCCGCTGCCGCCCGTGGGAGGCCTGCCGCGCCTGCATGGCATCGAGCCCGACGAGGTGGATGTCAGCCTGCCGCTGGGCGAGCGCGTCGGGCATTCGCTGGTGCTGGGCACCACGCGCGTGGGCAAGACGCGGTTGGCCGAATTGTTCGTCACCCAGGACATCCGCCGCAAGAACCCCGCGGGCGAGCACGAGGTCGTGATCGTCATCGACCCCAAGGGGGATGCCGATCTTTTGAAGCGGATGTACGTCGAGGCCCAGCGCGCGGGCCGCGAAGGCGAGTTCTACATCTTCCACCTGGGCTGGCCGGAAATCAGCGCCCGCTACAACGCCGTGGGCCGCTTCGGCCGGATCTCGGAAGTGGCGACGCGCATAGCGGGGCAGCTCTCCGGCGAAGGCAACAGCGCAGCTTTCAGGGAGTTCGCGTGGCGGTTCGTCAACATCATCGCGCGCGCCTTGGTGGAACTGGGGCAGCGTCCGGACTACATGCTGATCCAGCGCCACGTCATCAACATCGACGCGCTGTTCATCGAGTACGCCCAGCACTATTTCGCCAAGACGGAGCCCAAGGCCTGGGAGGTGATCGTCCAGATCGAGGCCAAGCTCAACGAGAAGAACATTCCGCGCAACATGATCGGGCGCGAGAAGCGCGTGGTGGCGCTGGAGCAGTACCTCTCGCAGGCGCGCAATTACGACCCCGTGCTCGACGGCCTGCGCTCGGCGGTCCGCTACGACAAGACCTACTTCGACAAGATCGTCGCATCGTTGCTGCCGCTGCTGGAGAAGCTCACGAGCGGCAAGATCGCTCAGTTGTTGGCCCCGAACTATTCGGATCTCAACGATCCCAGGCCGATCTTCGATTGGATGCAAGTGATCAGGAAGCGCGCCGTGGTCTATGTGGGCCTGGATGCGCTGTCCGATGCCGAGGTCGCCGCAGCGGTCGGCAACTCGATGTTCAGCGATCTCGTCTCGGTGGCTGGGCACATCTACAAGCACGGAATCGACGACGGCCTGCCGGGCGCATCGGCTGGGGCTCGCGTGCCGATCAACGTGCACGCAGATGAGTTCAACGAACTCATGGGCGACGAGTTTATTCCGCTCATCAACAAGGGCGGCGGCGCAGATGTCCGGGTCACGGCCTACACCCAGACGCTTTCCGACATTGAAGCGCGTATCGGCAACCGGGCCAAAGCCGGTCAGGTGATCGGAAATTTCAACAACCTGTTCATGCTCAGGGTCAGGGAGACCGCCACGGCCGAACTGCTGACCCGGCAGTTGCCGAAGGTTGAGGTCTATACGACCACCATCGTCTCGGGTGCCACTGACAGCTCGGACATCCGTGGGGCGACGGATTTCACGTCGAACACGCAGGACCGGATCAGCAGCACCAGCGTACCGATGATCGAGCCGTCGCACGTCGTGGGCCTCCCCAAAGGCCAATGCTTCGCGCTGCTGCAGGGCGGCCAGCTTTGGAAGGTGCGCATGCCGCTGCCGGCGCCGGACCCCGATGAAGTGATGCCGGCGGACTTGCGGCAACTGGCCGGATACATGCGCCAGAGCTACAGCGAGGCCACGCAATGGTGGGAGTTCACCAGTTCCGCGGCCTTGCCGCATGCCGCCTTGCCCGACGACCTGCTGGATGACGCCGCTCCGGCCGAGCCTGACGCGGTGGCCACCGGCGCCGACGACAGCACCGGCGAGGCCTCGCCATGA
- a CDS encoding TIGR03747 family integrating conjugative element membrane protein, with protein MKDAASTAQREQNQRQGLIVGTITLPFRLLGVLIGSLLFSIVVECVGMHLFWKDQGWRHSQQMLQYELGHLSNHFTRSVVVQEPGRTAHELVDTGYEWVFVRSGLLERMSRTAERARAPSHGQTRNFRYYISQAYVWTESYLIAAAFTTLTFLVRLLVLVLTLPLIFTAAFVGLIDGLVRRDVRRFGAGRESGFVYHRAKASLMPLAVLPWITYLALPISVHPLVILLPSAALLGLAVSLTAGSFKKYL; from the coding sequence ATGAAGGACGCCGCCTCGACTGCGCAGCGGGAGCAGAACCAGCGCCAGGGGCTGATCGTCGGCACCATCACCTTGCCGTTCCGGCTGCTCGGGGTGCTGATCGGCTCGCTGCTGTTCTCGATCGTGGTGGAGTGCGTGGGCATGCACCTGTTCTGGAAGGACCAGGGTTGGCGGCACTCCCAGCAGATGCTGCAGTACGAACTCGGGCACCTGTCGAACCACTTCACGCGCAGCGTGGTCGTGCAGGAGCCGGGGCGCACGGCGCACGAACTGGTGGATACCGGCTACGAATGGGTGTTCGTGCGCTCGGGGTTGCTGGAGCGCATGAGCCGGACCGCCGAGCGTGCCCGTGCGCCCAGCCATGGGCAGACGCGCAACTTCCGCTACTACATCAGCCAGGCCTATGTCTGGACCGAGAGCTACCTGATCGCCGCGGCCTTTACGACGCTCACGTTCCTCGTGCGCCTGCTGGTGCTGGTGCTCACGCTGCCGCTGATCTTCACGGCGGCATTCGTTGGGCTGATCGACGGCCTGGTGCGGCGGGACGTGCGCCGGTTCGGTGCGGGCCGCGAATCCGGCTTCGTGTACCACCGCGCGAAAGCATCGTTGATGCCGCTGGCCGTGCTGCCCTGGATCACGTATTTGGCGCTGCCGATTTCGGTACACCCGCTGGTCATCCTGCTGCCGAGCGCCGCCTTGCTGGGACTGGCCGTCAGCCTGACTGCCGGCAGCTTCAAGAAGTACCTCTAG
- a CDS encoding TIGR03745 family integrating conjugative element membrane protein, with protein sequence MQNRILTSRLAQRAAVALGAAALPALSFAQGLPQLENPTRGTGNGIMETIRNYGYDIIMLVALLVVASMFIGVCYHAYGTYAEIHTGRKTWGQFGLTVAIGAVLLVIGIWLLTEATGIL encoded by the coding sequence ATGCAAAACCGCATCCTCACTTCCCGTCTTGCCCAGCGCGCCGCCGTGGCCCTGGGCGCCGCCGCGCTGCCGGCGCTGTCGTTCGCACAAGGTCTGCCGCAGTTGGAGAACCCGACGCGCGGCACCGGCAACGGCATCATGGAGACCATCCGCAACTACGGCTACGACATCATCATGCTCGTGGCCCTGCTGGTGGTGGCGTCGATGTTCATCGGCGTCTGCTACCACGCCTATGGCACCTACGCGGAAATCCACACCGGCCGCAAGACGTGGGGCCAGTTCGGCCTCACGGTCGCCATCGGCGCCGTCCTGCTCGTGATCGGCATCTGGCTGCTCACCGAAGCCACCGGCATCCTGTA